From a single Parambassis ranga chromosome 2, fParRan2.1, whole genome shotgun sequence genomic region:
- the LOC114432054 gene encoding uncharacterized protein LOC114432054 isoform X2 — translation MDLLWMILLLVLIRADAQRVTEVRGEEGGNLTLTCSITPTITDIYWFMEVYRGFRAGIGRTLGPHSSSYYSPDSESKYLMESNRLVVKDLTAEDSRLYSCGRRNQSGLHFVDSFNLTLGGSAHSQHQSCMTPQDLTYVSSSIMAALAAIGFVVSLVCMKEERHQVDDLQAFIRENSETLQTVQFQQIQSDPQRSSLGPSLQ, via the exons ATGGATCTCCTctggatgatcctgctgctggttctgatcCGGGCCGACGCTCAGAGGGTGACGGAggtcagaggggaggagggaggaaaccTCACCCTCACCTGCTCCATCACACCAACTATCACAGATATATACTGGTTCATGGAGGTCTACAGAGGGTTCAGAGCAGGCATCGGCAGAACTCTTGGTCCACACTCGTCTTCTTATTACTCTCCAGACTCTGAGTCCAAATATTTGATGGAGTCAAACAGACTTGTGGTTAAAGAcctgacagcagaggacagcaggCTGTACTCCTGTGGGAGGAGGAACCAGAGTGGACTTCACTTTGTGGACTCCTTCAACCTGACTTTAG GAGGCTCCGCCCACTCGCAGCATCAGTCCTGCATGACGCCGCAGGACCTCACCTACGTCTCATCCTCCATCATGGCCGCCCTGGCTGCCATTG gtttcgTGGTCTCTCTGGTGTGTATGAAAGAAGAGCGCCACCAGGTGGACGACCTTCAAGCTTTCATCAGGGAGAACTCAGAGACGCTGCAGACGGTGCAG ttccaACAGATCCAGTCCGACCCACAGAGGTCCTCACTCGGCCCGTCACTGCAGTGA
- the LOC114432054 gene encoding uncharacterized protein LOC114432054 isoform X1, whose protein sequence is MDLLWMILLLVLIRADAQRVTEVRGEEGGNLTLTCSITPTITDIYWFMEVYRGFRAGIGRTLGPHSSSYYSPDSESKYLMESNRLVVKDLTAEDSRLYSCGRRNQSGLHFVDSFNLTLGKTSVKTSGGSAHSQHQSCMTPQDLTYVSSSIMAALAAIGFVVSLVCMKEERHQVDDLQAFIRENSETLQTVQFQQIQSDPQRSSLGPSLQ, encoded by the exons ATGGATCTCCTctggatgatcctgctgctggttctgatcCGGGCCGACGCTCAGAGGGTGACGGAggtcagaggggaggagggaggaaaccTCACCCTCACCTGCTCCATCACACCAACTATCACAGATATATACTGGTTCATGGAGGTCTACAGAGGGTTCAGAGCAGGCATCGGCAGAACTCTTGGTCCACACTCGTCTTCTTATTACTCTCCAGACTCTGAGTCCAAATATTTGATGGAGTCAAACAGACTTGTGGTTAAAGAcctgacagcagaggacagcaggCTGTACTCCTGTGGGAGGAGGAACCAGAGTGGACTTCACTTTGTGGACTCCTTCAACCTGACTTTAGGCAAGACCTCAGTTAAGACCTCAG GAGGCTCCGCCCACTCGCAGCATCAGTCCTGCATGACGCCGCAGGACCTCACCTACGTCTCATCCTCCATCATGGCCGCCCTGGCTGCCATTG gtttcgTGGTCTCTCTGGTGTGTATGAAAGAAGAGCGCCACCAGGTGGACGACCTTCAAGCTTTCATCAGGGAGAACTCAGAGACGCTGCAGACGGTGCAG ttccaACAGATCCAGTCCGACCCACAGAGGTCCTCACTCGGCCCGTCACTGCAGTGA